A stretch of Streptomyces vietnamensis DNA encodes these proteins:
- a CDS encoding ABC transporter permease: MADTARTPRTPRAVRKPVRERLWTWLMLPGTLWMTVFLVASLILVATLAFGTTDPLGNPRFGFVPDNITALADPAYRTVLLRSLGYALVTCAVCLLIAYPVAYAIATSGGRYKNLLIAAIVVPFFANYLVRMYGWSVVLSDDGPLLGALRAIGLADGGTRILQTGAGVVAGLVYGFVVFMIIPLYAAMERMDTSLVEAGRDLYAGPLRTFLFVTVPATRQGAAAGCVLVLLPAMGDFVSAQLMGGPDQIMIGNLIQDKFFQGQNWPLGSALTMLLMAVLFLGMLGYLRRTRKDEAEAVR, encoded by the coding sequence ATGGCCGACACCGCCCGCACCCCGCGTACCCCACGCGCCGTCAGAAAGCCGGTTCGGGAACGTCTGTGGACCTGGCTGATGCTCCCCGGCACGCTCTGGATGACCGTCTTCCTGGTCGCCTCCCTGATCCTGGTGGCCACGCTCGCGTTCGGCACCACCGACCCGCTCGGCAACCCGCGCTTCGGGTTCGTCCCCGACAACATCACGGCCCTGGCCGACCCGGCGTACCGCACGGTCCTGCTGCGGTCGCTGGGCTACGCCCTGGTCACCTGCGCCGTCTGCCTCCTGATCGCCTATCCCGTCGCGTACGCCATCGCGACCAGCGGCGGACGGTACAAGAACCTGCTGATCGCGGCGATCGTCGTCCCGTTCTTCGCCAACTACCTGGTGCGGATGTACGGCTGGTCCGTCGTCCTGTCCGACGACGGACCGCTGCTCGGGGCGCTGCGCGCGATCGGACTCGCCGACGGGGGGACCCGGATCCTGCAGACCGGCGCGGGCGTCGTCGCCGGTCTCGTCTACGGCTTCGTCGTCTTCATGATCATCCCGCTGTACGCGGCCATGGAACGCATGGACACCTCGCTCGTCGAGGCCGGCCGCGACCTGTACGCCGGTCCGCTGCGGACCTTCCTGTTCGTCACCGTCCCGGCCACCCGGCAGGGCGCGGCCGCCGGCTGTGTCCTCGTCCTGCTGCCCGCCATGGGCGACTTCGTCAGCGCCCAGCTCATGGGAGGACCCGACCAGATCATGATCGGCAACCTGATCCAGGACAAGTTCTTCCAGGGCCAGAACTGGCCGCTCGGCTCCGCCCTCACCATGCTGCTGATGGCCGTCCTCTTCCTCGGCATGCTCGGCTACCTGCGGCGCACCCGCAAGGACGAGGCGGAGGCGGTCCGATGA
- a CDS encoding immunity 49 family protein: MQEVAHHEVSEERIAHALEDIEGKAFGRWHSMRYDSFRLDRLREMGDELLDHVAARTLSAPELDDASRVVLLTAAECALGVISLGCYPNGDQEIRFPLVREELTSEELAFQDVIDEAPTARTWLDTFAAVVVSGLVWEWRRVTGLLLRDDFASAIRDGVPYSKLTSVSTPADLAAMEALRGYLTEESGHLPRDWPTVPLCKPGPEERAEAAGRLDAAGVLTPDQRLLRVLLDDDRAAFEDALVTRLVAHRESVDADPAPRTLLPLDTLALAALAVQVHGWDLRVRSGYLPHGIVGRTDALRRAADTERNDLGHWHAK; the protein is encoded by the coding sequence GTGCAGGAAGTGGCACATCACGAGGTGAGCGAAGAGCGCATCGCCCACGCGCTCGAGGACATCGAGGGGAAGGCCTTCGGCCGCTGGCACAGCATGCGTTACGACTCCTTCCGCCTCGACAGGCTGCGCGAGATGGGCGACGAGCTGCTCGACCACGTCGCCGCCCGCACCCTGAGCGCACCGGAGCTCGACGACGCCTCACGCGTCGTGCTGCTGACCGCGGCGGAGTGCGCGCTGGGAGTGATCAGCCTGGGCTGCTACCCCAACGGCGACCAGGAGATCCGGTTCCCGCTGGTCCGCGAGGAGCTGACGAGCGAGGAGCTCGCGTTCCAGGACGTCATCGACGAGGCGCCCACGGCGCGGACATGGCTGGACACCTTCGCGGCCGTCGTGGTCAGCGGCCTGGTGTGGGAGTGGCGGCGGGTCACCGGACTGCTGCTCCGGGACGACTTCGCGTCCGCGATCCGGGACGGCGTGCCGTATTCGAAGCTGACGTCGGTGTCGACGCCGGCCGATCTGGCGGCCATGGAGGCACTGAGGGGCTATCTGACGGAGGAGAGCGGGCATCTCCCCCGCGACTGGCCGACCGTGCCCCTGTGCAAGCCCGGGCCCGAGGAGCGTGCCGAAGCCGCCGGGCGGCTGGACGCGGCCGGCGTGCTGACGCCGGACCAGCGGCTGCTGCGCGTCCTGCTCGACGACGACCGGGCCGCCTTCGAGGACGCCCTCGTGACCCGGCTGGTCGCGCACCGCGAGAGCGTGGACGCGGACCCCGCCCCGCGGACGCTGCTGCCACTGGACACCCTCGCCCTGGCGGCCCTGGCCGTCCAGGTGCACGGGTGGGACCTGCGCGTCCGCTCCGGCTACCTGCCCCACGGCATCGTCGGCCGTACCGACGCGCTCCGACGAGCCGCGGACACCGAGCGGAACGACCTCGGCCACTGGCACGCCAAGTAG
- a CDS encoding ABC transporter permease, protein MRAARGHRRGAERRPRFAIAVTAVFFALLYVPIGVVVLFSFNSQKSLTVFDHVSLRWYGAFLRDDVLLNSLGMSLRVSLVAMAGSVLLGVALALGLVRGRNRLGSFAGLVMLVPLITPEIVTGVAAMLLFKGLGITLSTTTVMLAEITFSISYVTVILRSRVAALNPEIEEAAMDLGATRRQAVRLVTLPALLPSILASAVLVFALVFDDFVLAYFTTGVDPQPLSVRIYSAIRFGVQPTINAVGTLMLAGSVGLVALALAIPRLFGRRGGLDLLSGK, encoded by the coding sequence ATGAGGGCCGCCCGCGGGCACCGCCGCGGCGCCGAACGCCGTCCCCGGTTCGCCATCGCCGTCACCGCCGTCTTCTTCGCGCTGCTCTACGTCCCCATCGGCGTCGTCGTCCTGTTCTCCTTCAACTCGCAGAAGTCCCTGACCGTCTTCGACCACGTCAGCCTGCGCTGGTACGGGGCGTTCCTCCGCGACGACGTGCTGCTGAACTCGCTCGGCATGAGCCTGCGGGTCTCCCTCGTCGCCATGGCCGGCTCGGTGCTCCTCGGCGTCGCCCTCGCGCTCGGCCTGGTCCGCGGCCGCAACCGGCTCGGCTCCTTCGCCGGCCTGGTGATGCTCGTCCCGCTCATCACCCCGGAGATCGTCACCGGCGTCGCCGCGATGCTCCTGTTCAAGGGCCTCGGCATCACCCTGTCCACGACGACCGTGATGCTCGCCGAGATCACCTTCTCCATCTCCTACGTGACGGTGATCCTGCGCTCCCGCGTCGCCGCCCTCAATCCGGAGATCGAGGAGGCGGCCATGGACCTCGGGGCCACCCGCCGACAGGCCGTACGCCTCGTGACGCTGCCCGCGCTGCTCCCCAGCATCCTCGCCTCCGCCGTCCTCGTCTTCGCCCTGGTCTTCGACGACTTCGTCCTCGCCTACTTCACCACCGGCGTCGATCCGCAGCCCCTGTCGGTCCGGATCTACTCGGCGATCCGGTTCGGCGTCCAGCCCACCATCAACGCCGTCGGCACACTGATGCTGGCCGGCTCCGTCGGACTCGTCGCCCTCGCCCTCGCCATCCCGCGCCTGTTCGGCCGGCGCGGCGGCCTCGACCTGCTCTCGGGAAAGTGA
- a CDS encoding FAD/NAD(P)-binding protein, whose translation MSSPSAGTARPRPTVAVVGAGAAGALVAVQLCEGAARRRVPLDLVLVDPAPEAGRGTAYATEVPEHRLNVPVGGMSCYPDDPGHFRRWLCRHGESTVTAADFASRYRYGSYLADTLGRAIITAHGTVSVRRLRTRAVGCADAAGGRLELELADGGTVTADSVVLATGPAAGRSGWAPAELVASDRFVPRPWTPGALDAVGESDDVLLVGTGLTAVDLALVLDRPGRTVHAVSRSGLLPQPHAVAPLPPVPPPPGLAELPFHRLRRELTRHFAATRRAHGDWRPALDGLRPEIVRLWQGLTDDERAEFLGRDATLWNVHRHRMAPSTAETIARARAARRLRVHAGRVASAAPQEDGGLIVSLADGREVRVAWVVDCTGPGLRADAGGDPLWSGLLSDGLAAPGPLGIGVSTDGGRLLDARGNPERPLFTLGAPRRGELWETTAIPEIRNQAKEIAEAVLAPLAGTPRSARRRPTDQFGLPLSTHAAAAASFRCGLARVITVRAKAAESFARATELDPGFALGHAALALLGHECGADVDVARELADAQRSVRERGDERERSFVDVVTRRIREHEDHTNAAGDGDTALVDHLGRFPADAFALGIAVPTIAFSGVADLDGTLALGLVERTAPAYEGHWFHTSLLSFVRQEQGRIEEAGELARAALAAQPASGHAVHALAHVHYESGDHRTGRDWLDGWIGGHGRGAVHRAHFSWHVALHELALDDSAAVRRRWFAQLAPAQVNGVRALVDSGSLLWRARMSRNWTGRVPVDGVLDAVARDLVERPSTAFTALHGAVALAAAGDLPALRRLRTHAAGADPVQREVVVPLCNALEAVLEEEWATAVRELRGLLPSLRRVGGSAAQREIVEETLLYALVEAGHSDTARHLLEQRLDRRASPLDRRRLAGLSL comes from the coding sequence GTGTCCTCGCCGTCCGCCGGGACCGCCCGTCCTCGACCGACCGTGGCAGTCGTCGGCGCGGGCGCGGCCGGTGCGCTCGTCGCCGTCCAGCTGTGCGAAGGGGCGGCCCGACGCCGTGTCCCGCTCGATCTGGTCCTCGTCGACCCCGCGCCGGAGGCGGGCCGGGGCACCGCGTACGCCACCGAGGTTCCCGAGCACCGGCTCAACGTGCCCGTCGGCGGCATGAGCTGCTACCCGGACGACCCGGGTCACTTCCGGCGCTGGCTCTGCCGCCACGGCGAATCCACCGTCACCGCGGCGGACTTCGCCTCCCGGTACCGCTACGGCTCCTATCTCGCCGACACGCTCGGCCGGGCCATCATCACGGCGCACGGCACGGTCTCCGTACGGCGGCTGCGCACCAGGGCGGTGGGGTGCGCCGACGCGGCCGGAGGGCGTCTGGAGCTCGAGCTCGCCGACGGCGGCACGGTGACGGCGGACAGCGTGGTCCTCGCCACCGGGCCCGCGGCGGGCCGGTCCGGCTGGGCCCCGGCCGAGCTGGTCGCCTCCGACCGGTTCGTCCCCCGCCCCTGGACACCGGGCGCGCTCGACGCCGTCGGCGAGTCGGACGACGTCCTCCTCGTCGGCACCGGTCTCACCGCCGTCGACCTCGCACTCGTCCTCGACCGTCCCGGCCGCACGGTGCACGCCGTGTCCCGCAGCGGGCTGCTTCCCCAGCCGCACGCGGTCGCCCCGCTGCCCCCCGTACCGCCGCCGCCGGGCCTCGCCGAGCTCCCGTTCCACCGCCTCCGCAGGGAGCTGACGCGGCACTTCGCCGCCACGCGCCGCGCCCACGGCGACTGGCGGCCCGCACTCGACGGGCTGCGGCCCGAGATCGTACGGCTCTGGCAGGGACTCACCGACGACGAGCGGGCCGAGTTCCTCGGCCGTGACGCCACCCTGTGGAACGTGCACCGGCATCGCATGGCGCCTTCCACCGCCGAGACCATCGCCCGGGCGCGCGCCGCCCGCAGGCTCCGCGTCCACGCCGGCCGGGTCGCCTCCGCGGCACCACAGGAGGACGGCGGCCTGATCGTCTCCCTCGCCGACGGCCGTGAGGTGCGCGTGGCATGGGTGGTGGACTGTACGGGTCCTGGGCTGCGGGCCGACGCCGGCGGCGACCCGTTGTGGAGCGGACTGCTGTCCGACGGCCTCGCCGCACCCGGACCGCTGGGCATCGGCGTGTCCACCGACGGCGGCAGGCTGCTCGACGCCCGAGGGAACCCGGAGCGGCCGCTGTTCACCCTGGGCGCACCCCGCCGGGGCGAGCTGTGGGAGACGACCGCGATCCCCGAGATCCGCAACCAGGCCAAGGAGATCGCCGAGGCCGTACTCGCCCCGCTCGCCGGCACCCCCCGGTCGGCACGCCGCCGGCCCACCGACCAGTTCGGGCTGCCGCTGTCCACCCATGCCGCGGCCGCGGCGTCCTTCCGCTGCGGACTCGCCCGGGTGATCACCGTACGGGCGAAGGCGGCCGAGTCCTTCGCGCGCGCCACCGAACTCGACCCCGGGTTCGCGCTCGGGCACGCCGCACTCGCCCTGCTCGGTCACGAGTGCGGAGCGGACGTCGACGTCGCCCGGGAGCTGGCGGACGCCCAGCGCAGCGTGCGGGAACGCGGAGACGAACGGGAGCGGTCGTTCGTCGACGTCGTCACGCGCCGCATCAGGGAGCACGAAGACCACACGAACGCCGCGGGCGACGGAGACACGGCCCTCGTCGACCACCTCGGCCGCTTCCCCGCCGACGCGTTCGCGCTCGGCATCGCCGTCCCCACCATCGCCTTCTCCGGCGTCGCGGATCTCGACGGCACACTGGCCCTCGGTCTGGTGGAGCGGACCGCGCCCGCCTACGAAGGGCACTGGTTCCACACCTCGCTCCTCTCCTTCGTCCGGCAGGAGCAAGGAAGGATCGAGGAGGCCGGCGAGCTCGCCCGGGCGGCACTCGCCGCACAACCCGCCTCCGGCCACGCCGTGCACGCCCTCGCCCACGTCCACTACGAGTCCGGTGACCACCGCACCGGCCGGGACTGGCTCGACGGCTGGATCGGCGGCCACGGGCGGGGCGCCGTGCACCGGGCGCACTTCTCCTGGCACGTGGCGCTCCACGAACTGGCCCTCGACGACTCCGCGGCGGTACGCCGCCGCTGGTTCGCCCAGCTCGCCCCGGCCCAGGTGAACGGGGTGCGGGCCCTCGTCGACTCCGGCTCCCTGCTGTGGCGGGCCCGCATGTCCCGGAACTGGACCGGCCGCGTCCCCGTCGACGGCGTGCTCGACGCGGTCGCCCGCGATCTGGTCGAACGCCCCTCGACCGCGTTCACGGCCCTGCACGGCGCCGTCGCCCTCGCCGCCGCCGGCGACCTCCCCGCACTCCGCCGCCTGCGCACCCACGCGGCCGGCGCGGACCCGGTGCAGCGGGAGGTCGTCGTCCCGCTGTGCAACGCGCTGGAAGCGGTCCTGGAGGAGGAATGGGCCACCGCGGTGCGGGAACTGCGCGGACTGCTGCCCTCGCTGCGTCGCGTGGGAGGCAGCGCGGCACAGCGCGAGATCGTCGAGGAGACCCTGCTGTACGCGCTGGTGGAGGCGGGCCACAGCGACACCGCCCGCCACCTCCTCGAACAGCGCCTCGATCGTCGAGCCTCCCCGCTCGACCGGCGCAGGCTGGCCGGACTGAGCCTCTGA
- a CDS encoding aminobutyraldehyde dehydrogenase: MADSLLNHIGGADRPAASGATTDLVDPATGRVHGRAPRSGRADTDAACAAAAAAYGPWSATTPADRQRALLAVADAVEAHADELTAAETADTGKPAAQFRTEELPAIADAFRYFAGAARNLPGAAAAEYAEGRTSLLRREPVGVCAQITPWNYPLMMAAWKIAPALAAGNTTVLKPADTTPSSSVLLARIAAPHLPPGVLNVVCGDRDTGRALTAHPAVALIALTGSVRAGREIAAAAADGLKRVHLELGGNAPVIVHDDVDVPATAAALAQVAFYNAGQDCTAPTRFLVHARVHDAFLDALADAARALRPGTDLGPLNNAAQLASVRALLDRLPDHARIVAGGTRPARPGFFHAPTVVAGVRQDDEIVQEEIFGPVVTVQPFTDESEALRLADDVRFGLAASVWTGDHDRAMRATRALHTGIVWVNTHGTTVSEMPHGGVKHSGYGSDLSLSGLLDYTRPKHVMI; the protein is encoded by the coding sequence GTGGCTGACAGCCTGCTGAACCACATCGGCGGCGCGGACCGCCCCGCCGCCTCGGGCGCGACCACCGACCTTGTCGACCCCGCCACCGGACGCGTGCACGGCCGCGCCCCACGCTCGGGCCGCGCCGACACCGACGCCGCCTGCGCGGCCGCCGCGGCCGCGTACGGGCCCTGGTCGGCCACCACCCCGGCCGACCGGCAGCGGGCCCTGCTCGCCGTCGCCGACGCCGTCGAGGCGCACGCGGACGAGCTGACCGCCGCGGAGACCGCCGACACCGGGAAGCCCGCGGCCCAGTTCCGTACGGAGGAGCTCCCCGCGATCGCCGACGCCTTCCGCTACTTCGCCGGGGCCGCCCGCAACCTCCCGGGCGCCGCCGCGGCCGAGTACGCCGAGGGCCGCACCTCCCTGCTGCGCCGCGAACCGGTCGGCGTCTGCGCCCAGATCACCCCGTGGAACTACCCCCTCATGATGGCCGCCTGGAAGATCGCACCGGCCCTCGCCGCCGGCAACACCACCGTCCTCAAACCCGCCGACACCACCCCCTCCTCATCGGTGCTGCTCGCCCGGATCGCGGCCCCCCACCTGCCCCCGGGCGTGCTGAACGTCGTCTGCGGCGACCGGGACACCGGCCGCGCCCTCACCGCCCACCCCGCCGTGGCCCTGATCGCGCTCACCGGCAGCGTCCGTGCCGGCCGGGAGATCGCCGCCGCGGCCGCGGACGGCCTGAAGCGGGTCCACCTCGAACTGGGCGGCAACGCGCCCGTGATCGTCCACGACGACGTCGACGTCCCCGCCACCGCCGCCGCCCTGGCCCAGGTCGCCTTCTACAACGCCGGTCAGGACTGCACCGCCCCCACCCGCTTCCTGGTCCACGCCCGCGTTCACGACGCCTTCCTGGACGCCCTCGCCGACGCCGCCCGCGCACTGCGCCCCGGCACCGACCTCGGCCCGCTCAACAACGCCGCCCAGCTCGCCTCGGTCCGCGCCCTGCTCGACCGGCTGCCCGACCACGCCCGGATCGTCGCGGGCGGGACACGGCCTGCCCGCCCCGGCTTCTTCCACGCCCCCACCGTCGTCGCCGGGGTGCGCCAGGACGACGAGATCGTCCAGGAGGAGATCTTCGGACCCGTCGTGACCGTGCAGCCGTTCACCGACGAGTCCGAAGCGCTGCGGCTCGCGGACGACGTCCGCTTCGGACTGGCCGCGAGCGTGTGGACCGGGGACCACGACCGGGCGATGCGGGCGACCAGGGCCCTGCACACCGGGATCGTGTGGGTGAACACCCACGGCACCACGGTCTCCGAGATGCCGCACGGCGGAGTCAAACACTCCGGCTACGGCAGCGACCTGTCCCTCTCCGGCCTCCTCGACTACACCCGGCCCAAGCACGTGATGATCTGA
- a CDS encoding ABC transporter ATP-binding protein, producing MSSQPTPAQPPQTPHTARSPQSPQSAQSQAVLPHPAVRLDRVGKRYPGGSDGSASYAVHDISLDIAPGEFFSLLGPSGCGKTTLLRMIGGFADPTEGSVLLDGEDVTGLPPHRRNVNTVFQSYALFDHLSLADNVAFGLKRKGVARPEIRRRVAEMLDLVQLGDLAGRRPPTLSGGQRQRVALARALVNRPQVLLLDEPLAALDLKLRRRMQVELKQIQREVGITFLFVTHDQDEALTMSDRLAVMNEGRIEQCGTPEDVYERPSSSFTASFLGTSNLVPGTYRAGRVLLDQGPALPVGDRPGMTDGSRVSLSLRPEKIWLSDFEPGMARVTGVVRETVYSGPTTTYLIELAPGVTVHVLEQNTARSRMEDRWSGGEEVELGWRPEHCLVLD from the coding sequence ATGTCCTCGCAGCCCACGCCCGCGCAGCCCCCGCAGACGCCACACACCGCGCGATCCCCGCAGTCGCCTCAGTCCGCGCAATCCCAAGCCGTACTCCCGCACCCCGCTGTCCGGCTCGACCGGGTCGGCAAGCGCTACCCCGGCGGCTCCGATGGCTCCGCCTCGTACGCCGTCCACGACATCAGCCTCGACATCGCCCCCGGCGAGTTCTTCTCCCTGCTCGGCCCCTCCGGCTGCGGCAAGACCACCCTGCTGCGCATGATCGGCGGCTTCGCCGACCCCACCGAGGGCAGCGTCCTGCTCGACGGGGAGGACGTGACGGGCCTCCCGCCCCACCGGCGCAACGTCAACACCGTCTTCCAGAGCTACGCCCTCTTCGACCACCTGTCCCTCGCCGACAACGTGGCCTTCGGCCTCAAGCGCAAGGGCGTCGCCCGCCCCGAGATCCGCCGCCGGGTCGCCGAGATGCTCGACCTCGTGCAGCTCGGCGACCTGGCCGGCCGCAGGCCGCCCACCCTCTCCGGTGGCCAGCGCCAGCGCGTCGCCCTCGCCCGCGCCCTGGTCAACCGTCCGCAGGTGCTGCTGCTCGACGAGCCGCTGGCGGCCCTCGACCTGAAGCTCCGGCGTCGGATGCAGGTCGAACTCAAGCAGATCCAGCGCGAGGTGGGCATCACCTTCCTGTTCGTCACCCACGACCAGGACGAGGCCCTGACCATGTCGGACCGACTCGCCGTCATGAACGAGGGCCGCATCGAACAGTGCGGGACTCCCGAGGACGTGTACGAGCGTCCCAGCAGCAGTTTCACCGCCTCGTTCCTCGGGACCTCCAACCTGGTCCCCGGCACCTACCGCGCCGGACGGGTGCTGCTCGACCAGGGCCCGGCGCTCCCCGTGGGCGACCGCCCCGGCATGACCGACGGCAGCCGGGTCAGCCTCTCGCTGCGCCCCGAGAAGATCTGGCTGTCCGACTTCGAGCCCGGCATGGCCCGGGTCACCGGCGTCGTCCGGGAGACCGTCTACTCCGGCCCCACCACCACGTACCTCATCGAACTGGCCCCCGGCGTCACCGTGCACGTCCTGGAGCAGAACACCGCCCGCTCCCGCATGGAGGACCGCTGGAGCGGCGGCGAGGAGGTCGAGCTCGGCTGGCGGCCCGAGCACTGCCTGGTCCTGGACTGA
- a CDS encoding polyamine ABC transporter substrate-binding protein, with translation MSPEAPSLSRRSLLRAGATAALGLTAAGCGFSSDSASDAADRAAAESPIDVKVDGDLVYFNWADFVDPAVFAGFSEEYGVKVVQSNYDSMEGMAAKLNAGNRYDIVFPTAKWAERLSRGGRLRRIDHGRLRNAEAVFGTYDYFADPWYDPRSAHTVPFTMYKTGIGWRRDRLGDLTGSWDDLWNDHAKGKVFVLDDRDEVLAIGALRNGLPLTTESPADLDRVTDTLRSLRPRLRGFSSDSYNNLLNGNADMTQAWSGDMAAMLAQAKDPSVFGFETAREGAPVNSDCYAIPADALHPGTAMLFIDYMLRPENVKRNIEYIGYPMPVRGTEDTYAALVEPFPQCLVTAADLRDDMFFRNGTATGEKARDAAWTDVKAG, from the coding sequence ATGTCCCCCGAGGCACCTTCCCTGTCCCGCCGCTCGCTGCTCCGCGCCGGCGCCACCGCCGCCCTCGGTCTGACGGCGGCCGGCTGCGGATTCTCCTCCGACTCCGCCTCCGACGCGGCCGACCGGGCGGCCGCCGAGTCCCCCATCGACGTCAAGGTCGACGGCGACCTCGTCTACTTCAACTGGGCCGACTTCGTCGACCCGGCCGTCTTCGCGGGCTTCTCCGAGGAGTACGGGGTCAAGGTCGTCCAGTCGAACTACGACTCCATGGAAGGCATGGCCGCCAAACTCAACGCCGGCAACCGCTACGACATCGTCTTCCCCACCGCGAAGTGGGCCGAGCGCCTCTCCCGAGGGGGCCGGCTGCGCCGCATCGACCACGGGCGCCTGAGGAACGCCGAGGCCGTGTTCGGCACGTACGACTACTTCGCCGACCCCTGGTACGACCCCCGCTCCGCGCACACCGTCCCCTTCACCATGTACAAGACCGGCATCGGCTGGCGCCGGGACCGGCTCGGCGACCTCACCGGCTCCTGGGACGACCTGTGGAACGACCACGCCAAGGGCAAGGTCTTCGTCCTCGACGACCGCGACGAGGTGCTCGCCATCGGCGCGCTCAGGAACGGCCTGCCCCTCACCACCGAAAGCCCCGCCGACCTCGACCGCGTCACCGACACCCTGCGCTCCCTGCGCCCCCGGCTGCGCGGCTTCTCCAGCGACAGCTACAACAACCTGCTCAACGGCAACGCCGACATGACCCAGGCGTGGAGCGGGGACATGGCCGCGATGCTCGCCCAGGCGAAGGACCCGTCCGTGTTCGGCTTCGAGACCGCCCGCGAGGGCGCCCCGGTCAACTCCGACTGCTACGCCATCCCCGCCGACGCACTGCACCCCGGCACCGCCATGCTCTTCATCGACTACATGCTCCGGCCCGAGAACGTGAAGCGGAACATCGAGTACATCGGCTACCCGATGCCGGTGCGCGGCACGGAGGACACCTACGCCGCGCTCGTGGAGCCCTTCCCCCAGTGCCTCGTGACCGCGGCCGACCTCAGGGACGACATGTTCTTCCGCAACGGCACCGCGACGGGCGAGAAGGCCCGCGACGCCGCCTGGACCGACGTGAAGGCGGGCTGA
- a CDS encoding flavin monoamine oxidase family protein: MNHDVIVLGAGLAGLAAARDLAAGGVDVLVVEARDRVGGRVEQTALPDGRLVQLGGEVVGSAHTAYTALVAELGLTLVPSYVAEPGALARATPEGVGAGDPPHWFGPGDDASHRKVTAAFAALAATVDPDDPWSHPRAAALDRLSVAGWLRDEGASPAVVRLWEIGRLALADGSYERTSLLAALRKHAAVPGPGHYEYEAWEGLRVAEGSATVALRMAAGLDGRIRTGAPVEALAVRRSGGCSVRLAGGETLTAAAVVSALPAGPLRSLAVTGVGEERLASLHRQRHALAAKFVAAYDRPFWRERGLSGLSECEGVLGSTWPQSEGVLSALIPPERYGVLLGTPAHLRTPELLTEIARLYGDQAHRPLSAHLRLWGTDPWTQGYVTQWAPGDVMAVGPRHGTHEPPFYVCGSDQWVAGYMEGAVRTGRAAAKEALRRG; encoded by the coding sequence ATGAACCACGACGTCATCGTGCTCGGCGCCGGACTCGCCGGACTCGCCGCCGCCCGCGACCTGGCCGCGGGCGGAGTCGACGTCCTCGTCGTCGAGGCCCGCGACCGGGTCGGCGGCCGCGTCGAGCAGACCGCGCTGCCCGACGGCCGCCTCGTCCAGCTCGGCGGGGAGGTCGTCGGCTCGGCGCACACCGCGTACACGGCCCTCGTCGCCGAACTCGGCCTCACCCTCGTCCCCAGCTACGTCGCCGAACCCGGCGCGCTCGCCCGCGCCACGCCCGAAGGCGTCGGCGCCGGCGACCCGCCGCACTGGTTCGGCCCCGGCGACGACGCCTCCCACCGCAAGGTCACCGCCGCCTTCGCCGCACTCGCCGCGACCGTCGACCCCGACGACCCCTGGTCCCACCCGCGGGCCGCCGCCCTCGACCGGCTTTCCGTGGCCGGCTGGCTGCGCGACGAGGGGGCGAGCCCGGCCGTCGTGCGGCTCTGGGAGATCGGCCGGCTCGCGCTCGCCGACGGCTCGTACGAACGCACCTCGCTGCTCGCCGCCCTCCGCAAGCACGCCGCCGTCCCCGGCCCCGGCCACTACGAGTACGAGGCCTGGGAGGGCCTGCGGGTGGCCGAGGGCTCGGCGACCGTGGCCCTGCGGATGGCGGCCGGGCTCGACGGCAGGATCCGTACCGGCGCGCCCGTCGAGGCGCTCGCGGTCCGCCGCTCCGGCGGCTGCTCGGTGCGCCTCGCGGGCGGCGAGACCCTCACCGCGGCCGCCGTCGTCAGCGCCCTGCCCGCGGGCCCGCTGCGCTCGCTCGCCGTCACCGGCGTCGGCGAGGAGCGCCTGGCCTCGCTGCACCGCCAGCGGCACGCCCTCGCCGCGAAGTTCGTCGCCGCCTACGACCGCCCGTTCTGGCGCGAGCGGGGGCTCAGCGGTCTGTCCGAGTGCGAGGGGGTGCTCGGCAGCACCTGGCCGCAGAGCGAGGGCGTCCTGTCCGCCCTGATCCCGCCCGAGCGGTACGGCGTCCTGCTCGGCACCCCCGCCCACCTGCGCACCCCCGAACTCCTCACCGAGATCGCCCGGCTGTACGGCGACCAGGCCCACCGGCCGCTCTCGGCGCACCTGCGTCTGTGGGGCACCGACCCCTGGACCCAGGGGTACGTCACCCAGTGGGCCCCCGGCGACGTCATGGCCGTCGGCCCCCGCCACGGCACCCACGAACCGCCCTTCTACGTCTGCGGATCCGACCAATGGGTGGCCGGCTACATGGAGGGCGCGGTCCGCACCGGCCGCGCCGCCGCGAAGGAGGCCCTGCGCCGTGGCTGA